One Bdellovibrio bacteriovorus genomic window, GGTGCCGGGGGTACTGGCGCTGAATGGACAACGGCGGGATCTGGCGGCGGTGGTGGCGGCGGCGGCGCCGGCAATGGTCTTGGTGGAGCTGGTGGAGTTTATGGTGGTGGATCCGGAGGCTCCGGAGACTTCATCACCACCCGATCCAACGGTGGTAATGGCGTCTGCCGCATCTATTACGTGCCTTAAACGTCACCAAGAACACATTTTAAACAGTGAACCACCTTCTGCACGCCGTATATTTTACGGCGTTAGGTACGCGTTGTGCACCTTTGGGCTCGATCAAGAAATGACCCTGAGGAGTTCCAAATGAAGTTTATGTTTGCGACCGTGCTAGTGACTGCTTCTTTTCTGTTACAAGCGTGCTCAGAGCGCTCGGCCGAGAGGGGCGACCTTGAAACTGCCGATAAATTTGGCATTGCGGGTGGCCAGAGTGTGGCCGATGATGATATTTTAGCCGCTTCGACCGTCGCCCTTCGCCTTAAGAACGAGGGGCGTATGATTCCCATTTGTACTGGGACACTTATTTCAGATAGCATCATCCTCACAGCAGCCCACTGCGTGGACACAATGGAAGGAAAAAATCTTAGCGACGAAATGGATGTCGCATTTGATTCCGACGCCAACTCTCAGGAATCGGCGCGAGCAGAGATCGCTAAGATCTTGATACACCCGGCCTATCAAAGCATTGATGACCGAAATCAGCAATTCATACAAAAATGTGATTTCGCTAATTGCGAAGAGGACTATGATAAAACAGGTCACTTCGACTTGGCCCTTATTCTGCTAGCGTCACCCGCGCCGGCGAAAAAGATTCCGACTCGGTTAAATTTGGATTTCAACAAACAAAGTTTTAAGGGCACGATTTTAGGATATGGTCAGCAAAATCCCCAATATCCCGTCGGTGAAAAAGTTTTCGGGACACTTAAAACTTTGGACATCGAAGCCAAATTATCAACGCACAAAACATTTATCGAAGTGATTTCGAAAAAAGGTCAAGGAGCTTGCCCAGGTGATTCGGGCGGCCCCCTTTTTGTAAACGAGAACGGACAGTGGTCTCAAATCGGAGTTACGGGCCACGCAGCGATTGCGGTTGAGAATGAGGATTACGCCTGTTACGCAAAAACTGTTAACTACACCGGACTTTCAAAAGCAAAGGACTGGTTGTTAAATGCGAAGCAAAATATTTCAGATCAAAAAGTGACTTTTAAGGGGCCAGCGAAAGCAAAAATACAGGCGGAAAAAAGCCAAGGCCAAAAAATCTTAAATTCCACTCGTTGGTTGGGCCAGCGCTTAGATAAAATTAAGGCCACTTGTAAAAGTGCGAATGGAAAAATTCGTAGTTCGGTTGAATTTGTGAGCTCTTCATGGTCCAGCAAAAAACTTGAGATTGTAGGATCAATTCGAAGCAGCGTCTTCGCTGAGGGAAAAAATGTTTCCTTTAAACCTGATCCAGATCATCCTAAAGACGTTGGTGGGTCGATATTCCTAGAACAAGACTATCGTGCGGCTATATCAGCTCAGGAGGCCAAAAAGAGCGACATCGAAATCTTAAAGGCGCTGCTTGGAACGAAGCCGTCAGTCACGTTGGGAGCAAGCGTCGATAGTACAATTATTTCTGTTGATGAGACGTATTTCGAGCTCGTCACTAAAAGCCGTGACACTCTGGTTTACCGCTCTGCTCTTGGGCCTGCGACCTATAGTCGTTATATTCCATTGACTGAAGATCATCCCGATAGTGGATCATTTTCGGATAGCGCAATTCAACTTCAGTGTGAGATCAGTTTTAAACTGAAATAAAAGATGATTTCGAAATGGCGCTCGAACCTCGTGGTTC contains:
- a CDS encoding S1 family peptidase, which translates into the protein MKFMFATVLVTASFLLQACSERSAERGDLETADKFGIAGGQSVADDDILAASTVALRLKNEGRMIPICTGTLISDSIILTAAHCVDTMEGKNLSDEMDVAFDSDANSQESARAEIAKILIHPAYQSIDDRNQQFIQKCDFANCEEDYDKTGHFDLALILLASPAPAKKIPTRLNLDFNKQSFKGTILGYGQQNPQYPVGEKVFGTLKTLDIEAKLSTHKTFIEVISKKGQGACPGDSGGPLFVNENGQWSQIGVTGHAAIAVENEDYACYAKTVNYTGLSKAKDWLLNAKQNISDQKVTFKGPAKAKIQAEKSQGQKILNSTRWLGQRLDKIKATCKSANGKIRSSVEFVSSSWSSKKLEIVGSIRSSVFAEGKNVSFKPDPDHPKDVGGSIFLEQDYRAAISAQEAKKSDIEILKALLGTKPSVTLGASVDSTIISVDETYFELVTKSRDTLVYRSALGPATYSRYIPLTEDHPDSGSFSDSAIQLQCEISFKLK